The following is a genomic window from Phaseolus vulgaris cultivar G19833 chromosome 6, P. vulgaris v2.0, whole genome shotgun sequence.
TTGCTAGAGAAAGCCGGTTTCGCAGTcaagtatttaaatttttgtacttttgaaaatttggaCTGAAAGTGAAGCTTCTTTAGTCTTCTTTAAATGACCAGTAAGAACGTGTGGAGAGGGTTAGATCTGAATGAAACGGTCAGCTTGCTGTTTCCTCTGTTATTATCTGTGGGAGTAAATTTTAgtccttttttttaattttataattctgtTTAATTTTCACGGGGAGGAAAAATAATGGGCTTTCTTGTAATGGAAGCAATTTTGGTTGCAGGTGTAGTTCACTGTTTTGGACTGCTGTGTGTTCTTGcaattttttcatgtgatattTGTTGGGGTAGAATCCAATGTTTGCATTTTTTGTTTCCGTGTTCCTTGGTGCTTATGTTGTAAATCATTTGATGACTGTTTCGGAGATTTCTTGGGTTGCTTTTACCGAGTGTCGTTTTTGGTATATTTTATGTGCAAGTTTGGTTGGTGTGTGGATTCAGCAAGCTGAGGCGTGCTTTTTCCCTCATAATATTCTAAGCATGTGTTTCCCTTTTAAGTTTCAATTCATCCCTCTCTTTCaccaattcaaaaatattagCTCTCTATTTTTTAATGTTAGTTATCACATTGCACATCCTGAATATCCTTTTGCGCAAAATATAGTTGTTGTAGTCTTGTTTTACACAAAAGGTGTAATTTTACGAATGAAAGTCATTCAGTTATGCACTGgtttttgtttttctgttgTGTACCTTCGGTAGTGATCATGACCAATTTAGCTCCAAGTCAttgagtatatttttttatgggaTGGCCATTTTCCTTGCGTTTATATTTTATGTTGTGGAACTTAGAATATGGTAACTTcaaatttttgttgttttgaaCTTTTGACCAGTTGGTTGTTTTATTTATGCCAAATTATTCTATGTTATTGAGCAGTAGACATATTAAACATTGGCTTGAAATGGCTTCTGCTTTTAATGTTACAGCGACCAGTTTTTGATGAGGACTGAATAAAAGATTCAATTTTCTATGACGTCGATCAAATCATTGAGATGGCTCATGAGAAAAAAGAGTGGCTTGTCTGATGGGGTCTGTTCTCTTTTCTTCTAATCTCGTTACTTTGGATTTTTTTAGGAGTTTCCTGTAAAATATTCTTTAGCTCTGGAGATTCATGTGTAAGATCACTGTTTTAACAATAGTTTTTTGGGGCAGGGCAAATCAAGTTTCAAGATCAAACAACTGCCTTTTATGGCACTTTTGTGTACAGTTATGTTGTTCATTGTGTATAGAACTACAAAGTACCAGTATCACCAAGAAGAGGTCAGTTGAATTCTTTGAGATATCATTGCATGTACATCCCCACGAAAGGACAAAGTGTTTATTAAATGTCTAACTAATTCATACTTAGCAATTTAGCATCTTACTAAGGATAAATTGGTGCTGCTTTTCCACAGAACAATAATGCATTGACACATATTCTTATATTGAGTGTTCTAACTGGAATTCCCCCCCTTTCTATGTTTATTATCCAGATTGACAAAAAGTGGAGTTTCTGGGGACAACCAAAGGTATAAACTATGATGTTAGATTACTAGCCCAAGTAGCTttctgattctcttttttccATATTTGATCTTCAGTGCATTACGAAATGCCCTGGTGGTTATTGTAAATGATGGTAATGattgttttcaaaatttgtGATGAACCTGTCTGTTTCACAGTTCTTGTCTGATATGATATGTAACTTCAAAAATATTGTGTTGGTGCAGGTGTATCCTTCTACTTCTGGGAAGTTGAAAGGCTTGCCACGAGGTATAATACATGCTGATTCGGATTTGGAGTTAAGACCACTTTGGTCGAGAAGTAGTTCAAGGTCAAAGGTCAGAATTTTTGCGTCATTCTTCTATCTTTTAGTTTTATTGACTATCTCAGAAGATAGATTTGATTTGGGAATATGTACTATCTGAGTTAACAAAAGTAATGATTGGGGTTGTTTGTGAAATTGCAGGCTAGTGTTTCCTCTAACCGTAACTTACTGGCAGTACCAGTTGGTATTAAACAAAAGCAGAATGTTGATGTTATGGTGCAAAAGGTATTATTGTTGTTGCTTAGATTGttcaaattaattaaatcaGCATTCTTTATctaatttcatttatttcagTTTCTTCGAGAAAACTTCACAATTATTTTATTCCATTATGATGGCACTGTGGATGGATGGTTGAATCTTGGCTGGAGTAGCCAGGCCATACACATTGTTGCTCAGAATCAAACAAAGTGGTAAGTATGAGGCTTTTATTGAAGGGGAAATGTTTAATTCTCTAGAGAGGAAGTATACTATGTCTTCAataagtaaataattttttgaaaataaaaatttcttcAACTCAGGATGAACGGGTTCGTCAGTTGGCTATGTAAAAGGCTTGGAATTTGGTAAACATTATATAACATTAGAAATAAAACTACAAATCTTGGGAAACTATCGCAAGAGAACCAGCAGTCCGACATACAGAATTACAACATACTGAATACAGATACCATAAAAAAAGTCATATTAAGGGAGCCAGGTCAAGCAATGATATAGTTATTTGAATACATTTTCAATTTCATTGGTGGTTCCCAgcagaaaaagggaaaaagaaaataatacttTGATTTATTATGTAATTGATGGATTAATTTTCTGAACTTACATATTTCATGAGTTCTTTGACAGGTGGTTTGCAAAAAGATTTCTACATCCAGACATAGTGTCTATTTATGATTATATCTTTCTCTGGGATGAGGATCTAGGGGTGGAGCATTTTTCACCTTCAAGGTATGAAGGATGTATCTTTTTTACTTTTCTGATGctgctgttattttgatatTTGTGTGCGATCCACCTTGGATGTAAATGATTATCATTTGATAGGCTAGCAGGAACCTGCAATACTGGTGTAAATGTTATGATAAAGAATccaattttattattacatgATATGTTATTTGTTTCCATTTTGAAATTTGATAGCTGAATGAAAATCGAGTCTGCATTCTCTGCCATACAATATAAGATGTGTATAATCCTTATTAGGCTTCTTAAGCTTAGGTGTATAAGAAATTTGATAGATGAATGAAAATTGACTTTGAATTCTCTGACATACAATATATAAGATGTATATAACCCTTATTAGGCTTCTTAAGCTTACATTAGGTTTATAAGAAATCTTTGCTTGTTGGGGGTGGTAGTTGACAAATGAGGTTATTTATTGAGTTTATATTCTTAAACCTGTTCTGATTTTAAGGCTAGTCAGTAACCTTTCTACAAGCTTTTATCTcatctaataaaataataattaatgtagACTTCTTTTTTGCAGATATGTTGAAATTATAAAGCAAGAAGGTTTGGAGATATCTCAACCAGCTCTTGACCCAAATTCAACTGAGATACATCATAGAATTACAATTAGAGCTAGGACCAAGAAATTCCATAGGTGATTTTTTGTTATACTATCGATATGCACTTGGTAACCAATGCTTATTGTACTTACATTTGATGTTTTCATTGGAGCAGAAGAGTCTATGAGCGCAGAGGCAGTACAAGGTGTTCAGATTCAAGTGAGGGACCTCCATGCACTGGGTAACTGTTACTCTCTTTAATCCTGGTAGAGCTTTTAATGTTTCAAGATGTTTGCACCAGACCTTGTTGATGCATTTTACCACTCCATCTACCATCAAGATGGCTGGACATGTTTAAATTGTCTGAAGTTCATTCAAGCCTGTATTTATGCTGTAATTAGGAAAAGATAGCTTATAGTCGAACTCAAAAGttgatttaataaaaaaatcaaagcaaATTACTTTTAAACTGAGGTCTATTGAATTATATCAAAAACAAGTATGTCTATCTATTAGATGACTAATGTTTTAGAAATTCTTTTCTTAGGTGAAAAGGGCACGTGTACTGTCTTAATATTACATTTCGTGTCAGCCATGATGGCTCGGCACTAGAATGTCAGAAGATGAACAATGCTGATGATTTTGTTATGGTTTATCTTATTACCTTGTATTGTAGTATACCATATTTTCCTTTTCTGGACTTTTTAAAGCATCATCAGAAATgtgataaagaaaaattcctGTGGTTATTCATGATAAATCTTGGCACGCATAGTCTTGTGAATGACACAA
Proteins encoded in this region:
- the LOC137832635 gene encoding uncharacterized protein isoform X2, producing MTSIKSLRWLMRKKSGLSDGGKSSFKIKQLPFMALLCTVMLFIVYRTTKYQYHQEEIDKKWSFWGQPKVYPSTSGKLKGLPRGIIHADSDLELRPLWSRSSSRSKASVSSNRNLLAVPVGIKQKQNVDVMVQKFLRENFTIILFHYDGTVDGWLNLGWSSQAIHIVAQNQTKWWFAKRFLHPDIVSIYDYIFLWDEDLGVEHFSPSRYVEIIKQEGLEISQPALDPNSTEIHHRITIRARTKKFHRRVYERRGSTRCSDSSEGPPCTGFVEGMAPVFSRAAWYCTWHLIQNDLVHGWGVDMKLGYCAQGDRTKNVGVVDSEYVFHKGIQTLGGSGHRMTKRQSGTGIDVRTEIRRQSTWEFEMFKERWNEAISQDKNWVDPFKSDQRRIRKRRDTKHVTI
- the LOC137832635 gene encoding uncharacterized protein isoform X1, with product MTSIKSLRWLMRKKSGLSDGGKSSFKIKQLPFMALLCTVMLFIVYRTTKYQYHQEEIDKKWSFWGQPKVYPSTSGKLKGLPRGIIHADSDLELRPLWSRSSSRSKASVSSNRNLLAVPVGIKQKQNVDVMVQKFLRENFTIILFHYDGTVDGWLNLGWSSQAIHIVAQNQTKWWFAKRFLHPDIVSIYDYIFLWDEDLGVEHFSPSRYVEIIKQEGLEISQPALDPNSTEIHHRITIRARTKKFHRRVYERRGSTRCSDSSEGPPCTGFVEGMAPVFSRAAWYCTWHLIQNDLVHGWGVDMKLGYCAQGDRTKNVGVVDSEYVFHKGIQTLGGSGHRMTKVSNLHSKRQSGTGIDVRTEIRRQSTWEFEMFKERWNEAISQDKNWVDPFKSDQRRIRKRRDTKHVTI
- the LOC137832635 gene encoding uncharacterized protein isoform X3 → MMVYPSTSGKLKGLPRGIIHADSDLELRPLWSRSSSRSKASVSSNRNLLAVPVGIKQKQNVDVMVQKFLRENFTIILFHYDGTVDGWLNLGWSSQAIHIVAQNQTKWWFAKRFLHPDIVSIYDYIFLWDEDLGVEHFSPSRYVEIIKQEGLEISQPALDPNSTEIHHRITIRARTKKFHRRVYERRGSTRCSDSSEGPPCTGFVEGMAPVFSRAAWYCTWHLIQNDLVHGWGVDMKLGYCAQGDRTKNVGVVDSEYVFHKGIQTLGGSGHRMTKVSNLHSKRQSGTGIDVRTEIRRQSTWEFEMFKERWNEAISQDKNWVDPFKSDQRRIRKRRDTKHVTI